A genomic window from Silene latifolia isolate original U9 population chromosome 11, ASM4854445v1, whole genome shotgun sequence includes:
- the LOC141614824 gene encoding uncharacterized protein LOC141614824, translating into MTGDKLKGGGSGPKTIPMTSPLYLHPSDSPSLNVTQIIFDGTNYDRWAEAVKNGLDAKNKLGFIERTVKKPSSSEEDDNLEVVAWRQCNAMLRAWLRNVIDPKLHPSITFSQSIEEIWEVLRGRYSAGNAPRIHQLKSELNECKQGKETVVEYYTKLKIIWDELAKYSKIKDCNCGAGASIAKEKEEEKVHQFLLGLDAKIYGQVRTNLLMDDPIVSLNRAYAIVLREESHSSVTQMKEERMDAAMTMKVNNGRDKGKYPRDEEDESDIPPPPRCNYCGKYYHTEENCYDKHGYDEVKARERGRGRRGRGSGSRGRGRGRGQHQAHAVTGANKTEEQGTSNIPFTVDEINRLKILLKTSPDGNEKLQGPDYEDDDWTR; encoded by the exons ATGACCGGTGACAAATTGAAAGGAGGAGGGAGCGGTCCTAAGACAATTCCCATGACATCTCCATTGTACTTACATCCATCCGATAGCCCTAGTTTGAACGTCACACAAATCATTTTTGACGGAACAAACTATGACAGGTGGGCTGAGGCGGTAAAAAACGGACTGGATGCTAAGAATAAATTGGGTTTCATTGAAAGAACCGTCAAGAAACCGTCAAGTAGCGAGGAGGACGATAACTTAGAGGTTGTGGCATGGCGTCAATGTAACGCAATGCTACGGGCATGGCTTCGGAATGTAATTGATCCGAAGTTACATCCGAGTATCACCTTTTCTCAATCTATTGAAGAAATCTGGGAAGTATTAAGGGGACGATACTCGGCCGGAAATGCTCCTAGGATTCATCAACTCAAAAGTGAATTGAATGAATGTAAACAAGGGAAGGAGACGGTTGTAGAGTATTATACTAAATTAAAAATTATTTGGGATGAATTAGCCAAATATAGCAAAATTAAGGATTGCAATTGTGGGGCGGGAGCATCCATCGCAAAAGAAAAGGAGGAAGAAAAAGTTCATCAGTTTTTATTGGGGTTAGATGCAAAAATCTATGGCCAAGTTAGAACAAATTTACTTATGGATGATCCAATTGTCTCATTAAATCGGGCATATGCTATTGTCTTGCGAGAGGAATCTCATTCCTCCGTTACTCAAATGAAAGAAGAACGGATGGATGCGGCCATGACAATGAAGGTCAATAATGGAAGAGACAAAGGCAAATACCCAAGGGATGAAGAAGACGAGTCAGATATACCGCCTCCACCTCGCTGCAATTATTGCGGAAAATATTATCATACGGAAGAAAATTGCTATGATAAACATGGATATGATGAAGTGAAAGCAAGGGAACGTGGCCGTGGTCGAAGAGGTCGTGGAAGTGGAAGCCGCGGCAGAGGACGGGGTCGTGGGCAGCACCAAGCACACGCCGTGACAGGGGCGAACAAAACAGAGGAACAAGGAACTTCTAATATTCCGTTTACAGTAGATGAAATAAACAGGTTAAAGATTTTGTTGAAAACCAGTCCCGACGGAAACGAAAAACTCCAAG GACCGGACTATGAAGACGATGATTGGACGCGGTGA